The Halorubrum sp. BV1 sequence TCTGTATGTGCGTGCGGAACTCATCCGCGTCTTCTAAGCCGCACTGAGTCGTGTCCGATGCTGCCGTGAGATCACAGCCGAGCGCTTCTTCGAGGAAGGACGGTTCCACGGTCGCCTCCTCGATGAACGAAGCCGAGTGGTCCTCTTCTACCCGTGCAAGCCACATGATGTGGCTCATATGGTGTGTCGGCCCCTTAAGCCTAAGATCACCGGAAGTGTTTCGCAGCGTGTCATGACGTTCGGTAACAACCAATGTGGCTCTTGCTGTATTGTCGGTTTTAGCGACGACTCACAGACCGGTTGCTGTGGCTGAACGAACGGCGACAGTGGTTTCGCGACCATCGAACTCGGTCGTCGAGCTATTCGGCGATCCGAGCTTCGCCGCTCTCAGGCGGTCAGCTCGACGAACGTCCGCCGGACGGTCACTGGCGTGACGCCCGCGGCGTCGGCGGCGTCCCGTTGCGTGCAGTCGGCGTCGCGCTCGCGGGCCGCGGTGTAGAGGCAGGCGGCGGCGACGCCGACCGGGTTGCGGCCGTTCGCGATCCCCTCCGCGACGGCGCGCTCGACGAGTTCGCCGGCCCGGCGCTCGACGCCGGATTCGACGCCGAGGTCGCTCGCGAACCGCGGCAGGTACTCCGCGGGACCCGTCGGGCCGATCGGGAGGCCGAGGTCGCGGTTCATCGCGTCGAAGGCGGCGCGGTGTTCGGCCTCGGTCGCCTTCGCGGCCTCACACACCTCGCCGACGGTGCGGGCGACGTTCGCGGTGCGACAGGCGACGTAGACGCACGCGGCCGCGAAGCCCTCCAGCGAGCGCCCGCGCAGCAGGCTCTCGGCCTGCGCGGAGTCGAACAGGGCACAGGCGGCGTCACGGACGTTCGTCGGTAGCTCCAGCGCGCCGGTCAGTCGCCGAATCTCGGTGTATGCGTACACCTTGT is a genomic window containing:
- a CDS encoding transcription initiation factor IIB family protein produces the protein MSHARPTRVRSHRTETTDGIEGTERTAVDECPECGGRTQVDAAERVCRDCGLVVEADRIDHGPEWRSFADDETNPKRTGAPLTRSRHDRGLSTEIGRSTRVKGRKRRRLARMRTQHNRARISTKRDRNKVYAYTEIRRLTGALELPTNVRDAACALFDSAQAESLLRGRSLEGFAAACVYVACRTANVARTVGEVCEAAKATEAEHRAAFDAMNRDLGLPIGPTGPAEYLPRFASDLGVESGVERRAGELVERAVAEGIANGRNPVGVAAACLYTAARERDADCTQRDAADAAGVTPVTVRRTFVELTA